A genomic region of Solanum dulcamara chromosome 2, daSolDulc1.2, whole genome shotgun sequence contains the following coding sequences:
- the LOC129880557 gene encoding protein NDL1-like isoform X2, with the protein MSDSSSDSVSLDVETIYLGGKEHIIRTGRGSVSVIVYGDQEKSALITYPDLALNHMSCFQGLFFCPEAASLLLHNFCIYHVSPPGHELGAAAICSENPVPSVDDLTDQIVEVLNYFGLGAVMCMGVIAGAYILTLFAIKHKERVLGLILVSPLCRAPSWAEWFYNKVMSNLLYFYGMCGVLEEFLLHRYFSKEVRGSADVPESDIAQACRRLLDERQKMNVWRFLQAIDGRPDITDGLKTLKCRTLIFVGDDSPFHSEALHMTAKLDRRFSALVEVQACGSMVTEEQPHAMLIPMEFFLMGYGLYRPNQFSGSPRSPLSASCIAPELLSPESMGLKLKPIKTRIASKIHGA; encoded by the exons CCGTGGTTCTGTGTCAGTTATAGTTTATGGGGACCAAGAGAAGTCGGCACTGATCACTTATCCTGATCTCGCACTAAATC ATATGTCATGTTTCCAAGGACTGTTCTTCTGTCCGGAAGCAGCTTCTTTGCTGCTCCACAATTTTTGCATTTACCACGTTAGTCCTCCTGGGCATGAG TTGGGTGCTGCAGCAATTTGTTCAGAGAATCCTGTACCATCGGTGGATGATTTAACAGATCAGATAGTTGAGGTTCTTAACTATTTTGG GCTTGGAGCAGTGATGTGTATGGGAGTAATTGCTGGTGCTTACATACTCACCTTATTTGCT ATAAAGCATAAGGAGCGCGTTCTTGGTTTGATTCTTGTTTCCCCTTTATGCAGAGCACCTTCATGGGCTGAATGGTTTTACAATAAG GTCATGTCAAATTTACTATACTTCTATGGGATGTGTGGTGTTCTGGAAGAGTTTCTGCTGCACCGCTACTTCAGCAAG GAAGTTCGTGGATCTGCAGATGTTCCAGAATCAGATATAGCTCAAGCATGCAGAAGG TTGCTAGATGAGAGGCAGAAGATGAATGTTTGGCGCTTTCTTCAAGCCATTGATGG GAGACCTGATATCACAGATGGATTAAAAACACTCAAATGTCGAACCCTCATATTTGTCGGGGATGATTCTCCTTTCCATTCAGAGGCTCTCCATATGACTGCTAAATTAGATCGAAGATTCAGCGCCCTAGTTGAG GTACAGGCGTGTGGATCAATGGTGACAGAAGAGCAGCCACATGCTATGTTAATACCAATGGAGTTTTTCCTCATGGGGTATGGACTATACAGACCAAATCAGTTCAGTGGCAGCcctagaagtcctctcagtgCATCTTGCATTGCTCCTGAACTTCTCTCTCCAGAAAGCATGGGCTTAAAACTGAAACCTATCAAGACTCGGATTGCATCCAAGATCCACGGTGCTTAA
- the LOC129880557 gene encoding protein NDL1-like isoform X1, which translates to MSDSSSDSVSLDVETIYLGGKEHIIRTGRGSVSVIVYGDQEKSALITYPDLALNHMSCFQGLFFCPEAASLLLHNFCIYHVSPPGHELLQLGAAAICSENPVPSVDDLTDQIVEVLNYFGLGAVMCMGVIAGAYILTLFAIKHKERVLGLILVSPLCRAPSWAEWFYNKVMSNLLYFYGMCGVLEEFLLHRYFSKEVRGSADVPESDIAQACRRLLDERQKMNVWRFLQAIDGRPDITDGLKTLKCRTLIFVGDDSPFHSEALHMTAKLDRRFSALVEVQACGSMVTEEQPHAMLIPMEFFLMGYGLYRPNQFSGSPRSPLSASCIAPELLSPESMGLKLKPIKTRIASKIHGA; encoded by the exons CCGTGGTTCTGTGTCAGTTATAGTTTATGGGGACCAAGAGAAGTCGGCACTGATCACTTATCCTGATCTCGCACTAAATC ATATGTCATGTTTCCAAGGACTGTTCTTCTGTCCGGAAGCAGCTTCTTTGCTGCTCCACAATTTTTGCATTTACCACGTTAGTCCTCCTGGGCATGAG CTCTTGCAGTTGGGTGCTGCAGCAATTTGTTCAGAGAATCCTGTACCATCGGTGGATGATTTAACAGATCAGATAGTTGAGGTTCTTAACTATTTTGG GCTTGGAGCAGTGATGTGTATGGGAGTAATTGCTGGTGCTTACATACTCACCTTATTTGCT ATAAAGCATAAGGAGCGCGTTCTTGGTTTGATTCTTGTTTCCCCTTTATGCAGAGCACCTTCATGGGCTGAATGGTTTTACAATAAG GTCATGTCAAATTTACTATACTTCTATGGGATGTGTGGTGTTCTGGAAGAGTTTCTGCTGCACCGCTACTTCAGCAAG GAAGTTCGTGGATCTGCAGATGTTCCAGAATCAGATATAGCTCAAGCATGCAGAAGG TTGCTAGATGAGAGGCAGAAGATGAATGTTTGGCGCTTTCTTCAAGCCATTGATGG GAGACCTGATATCACAGATGGATTAAAAACACTCAAATGTCGAACCCTCATATTTGTCGGGGATGATTCTCCTTTCCATTCAGAGGCTCTCCATATGACTGCTAAATTAGATCGAAGATTCAGCGCCCTAGTTGAG GTACAGGCGTGTGGATCAATGGTGACAGAAGAGCAGCCACATGCTATGTTAATACCAATGGAGTTTTTCCTCATGGGGTATGGACTATACAGACCAAATCAGTTCAGTGGCAGCcctagaagtcctctcagtgCATCTTGCATTGCTCCTGAACTTCTCTCTCCAGAAAGCATGGGCTTAAAACTGAAACCTATCAAGACTCGGATTGCATCCAAGATCCACGGTGCTTAA